The following are from one region of the Capsicum annuum cultivar UCD-10X-F1 chromosome 1, UCD10Xv1.1, whole genome shotgun sequence genome:
- the LOC107874052 gene encoding uncharacterized protein LOC107874052, whose amino-acid sequence MKSIVVDGPDLCFISDRHKSIANGIAKAYNHAHHEYCMRHLGKNLRVNHHCGEHLYLFYNAAKAYSLEKFSYHFVEFKNYCPEKAFFLEHDLSFEKWSRAYFRGNRFNVMTTNIAESVNAILIVEREYFVASIFNSIAKRFVEIFRERRAYILKCKDNKFVPAAKKILTNNVSEGDSFYVKNISGDERQYTVFGSGCTAKVDLLERSCSCRKFDLVKISCDHAMAALRSKHGEDYGLRFYDYSSPLYKVEEYLLEYLESINVVPLESK is encoded by the coding sequence ATGAAGTCTATTGTGGTCGATGGACCAGATTTGTGCTTTATCTCCGATAGGCACAAGAGCATCGCCAATGGCATCGCGAAGGCATACAACCATGCTCATCACGAGTACTGCATGAGGCACCTAGGTAAAAATCTTCGAGTAAATCACCACTGTGGAGAACACCTCTATCTATTCTACAATGCGGCAAAGGCATATTCTCTCGAGAAGTTTAGCTACCATTTTGTGGAATTCAAGAACTACTGTCCCGAGAAAGCCTTTTTCCTCGAGCATGATCTTAGTTTTGAGAAATGGAGCAGGGCATATTTCCGTGGCAACAGGTTTAATGTGATGACCACAAATATTGCTGAGTCGGTGAATGCTATATTGATTGTCGAAAGGGAGTACTTCGTGGCATCCATATTTAATTCGATTGCCAAGAGGTTTGTCGAAATATTCAGGGAGAGGCGTGCCTACATCCTTAAATGTAAGGATAACAAATTTGTTCCCGCCGCCAAAAAGATCTTAACAAATAATGTGAGTGAGGGCGACTCCTTCTATGTGAAGAATATAAGCGGGGATGAAAGGCAATACACTGTGTTCGGAAGTGGCTGTACGGCCAAAGTTGACCTACTGGAAAGGTCGTGTTCTTGCAGGAAGTTTGACCTGGTCAAAATATCATGCGATCACGCGATGGCCGCTTTGAGATCAAAGCACGGTGAAGATTATGGTTTGAGATTCTATGATTACTCTTCGCCCCTGTATAAAGTGGAAGAGTACCTCCTTGAGTATTTGGAATCAATTAATGTTGTCCCTTTGGAGTCTAAATGA